TAATTTATCTCTGATGGAACCGATGTTGCTAGTTTGATTTTCTTTACTGTGTCTGATTTTTCAGAAATGTACTTAACCATAGCATTTGGAATAAATAGAATAGAAATTGATATATGAAGCTTTTATGTTATTTTATGACTTCCAAAAACTATTCTGGTTTTCAATATTGATATATCGGACTGTTAGAAATCATAAAATCCAGGGAAAATTAGTTTGGTCTTGGTAAAGAGATAGAAATATTTTTCTGGATGGTTTGATTTGTCCCTACCATTTGATAATCTGGATACTATTTTGTGATCTGGTCGTCATTCAAACTAATATTGCTATTTTAAGGAGTTGAATTCTGGTCATGGTGATTGAAACATCTGATTGAACAAATTCATGTCATGTTGATTGAAATATCTGATTGAAAGAATTACTTTGCAACAAACAAGGATGTATCACAAAGCTATCCTGACAGTGCAATTTTCTGCCTAGAAAGCAGATTATGTAGCTACTCTGTCCACTATGAGCCTCTCTATCATCAACTTGATTTTCACTAGATCTCAACTGCTGTGCCTCTATAGCTGCATAACTTTGTAGCGACCATCATGTGTGCAGCAGTGCACGCTAGAAGCTAGGACTTGGTTGAGCTTCAGTAGTAAGGGATGGAGACCATGCTATATATGGTTGCTGGCTTTCTCAAACATAATCTTAGTTGTCTGCTCCTGTCAAGACATTGAGATGTTTGGCAGTAGCAAGCATGATAAACCAAATCTCTTTGCCAGAAGCGCTGTCCATTTTGATGTCTGACTTCTGCTTGGATCCGAATCTGAAATCCAATCAAGTTCAGAAAGCAATTTGATTTGGGAATAATTGGAAATATGAATCTGAAATCCACGTCTGTTTAGTGGAATTGCTATGGTGAACATGGATTCTCTGTGTTGTGCCTAGATGATTGCTTAGTGCTCCACAGAGAGGAGGAATAGTCATTAGTAGTTACTAGTGTATTCATCTAAACGGATGAGAAAGTTGAACTGTGTGACAAGCCTATCATATTTTCAGAAAAGTCTTGGCTCTAATTGCATGCTTTGAGTATGTATAAGAACTCCTGCCTTAGAATATAGTTTGATGTGCCACCTTTATGCAAAATCTCGTCCAATAATTGCTGCTAATTCTTCAAACTTCTGTTCTTGAGGATGTTAGCAAGTTAGCATTGTTGTCAAATGGTAACACCTTTTTGGCTCTCATTCTCAAGGATAAATTTGAATATACACCGCCACAGGTGTGAATTGAGGTCAGTTCTTGAGGCAGATTGGGGGGATGATGATATGCTAAACATTGTGCATTAATAACTTCCTCTTCGTTGTGGTATCTATGTGTGTCAGAAGTAGCCTGATGTTGTGTTCATTTCTGTTTTCGCTTTTGAGTTCTTTGCTCTTCATAACAATGACAATTCATTCTAGAATCTATAGATGAAGTTTCAGCGAGCATTATTATTAGCACATTATTTGGCAGTCTTGTTTTGCCTGAAATGAACTTAGAAGTCAAAAATATTGGGGCCACTGATTTGTTGTAGAGCCCAAAAGTCTCCGCTGATTGCAGAGTCTTGATTTCGGGTGGACAAAACAACCAAGTTTTCTTGTGTGATTTGGTAAATTGGTAAAGGGGTGCAGATCAAATTGTGGGTCATGATTGATGGTTAGAACCAGCTCTTGCCTCAGGAGTCACTAAGGCAACTCCCCATATTCGTTCTATGTAAGATGAGACTACAAAAAGGGTTATCAATTATATGAAGCGGTAGAGCCACAGGATTACTAGTAAAGATCAATAATTCTAATTGTTGACATTTATTGGGCTCTACTTAATCTTTCAACTACAACAGTACATCAAGCCCTGATTTCTtccatagaaaagaaaagaaaagaaaagaaaagaaaagaaaaggcacCTTTTCAGCTTTATCCATGGATTTCATTAGTGGTTCTGCATATGATATGCATTTGACCGAAGAGATCATGGAACCATAATTTGCTTACCCCAAGTTTGTGACCAAAAAATCTCTCGAATGTGAGGCCTATACATGTAGAGGAAGATCAAAAGCTGTTGAATGTTTGGCTAAATTTGAagttgttttcttcttttaagaGAAGCATTTACCACTTCTTTGAATACATTTGTGCCCTGTTTCAGTAATTTTACTGACTTCCACTACATTTTGTCTATCACCAATCAATCATTTACCAGTTCTTTGAAGGACAGCATTAATGCCGCTCGGCGTGGACCACCAAGAGTAGCTATCCCTCTTTCTTTTCAGAAGGACACGAGTAGCAATACTAAGTCCCAGCACCAAGGAAAAAGAGAATACATTTCCTAGAAAGAGTAAAAGTCACACCAGATTCCATGACCATTCCAGTCCAGAACTTGCGTGTTAGATGGATCATACATGTGGCTTCTTCGCATTCCTAACCTAAGCAGGACGGCAACAATATACTCTTGACAGAACTTCgctgaagaaaaaaatttcaagtctcCAACTGTCGATCctgagaaaagaagaaatgaattttcaatgaCATGAATTTATTGATAGGACCCTTTCAGTGAAGTAACACTTCTATATATTTTCAAAAGAGGAAACTTTCCAACAGGCTCCTGAACTATTCAATTTGCGCGGTTTGGTCTCTCAACTATAAATTGTCGCAAATAAGCCcctgaacaaaagaaaaacttaaTTTAAGGATTTTCGTCAATTTTGGATGTCAAATGTAATGGAATTAGGGGCAAAACCGACCAAACAGAAAAACCAACgtattatttaattaaaaacCAATTATGTTAAGTCAACTAATAACACCgtgtttaattttctttcttttttttttcatcttccaTCTTCTCTAACCCTAATTTGATGAAAAAATCAGTCAACGGGGTCTTTTGGACTGTTTTCATGGGTTGATTTTTTTTGCTTGTTGGTTTTGTCCCTAATTCAGTCACCTTTAAAGACAAAAATTGACGAAAGTTCTTAAACTAAATTTTTTTGTTCAAGGATTTTTTTGTGATAATTTATAATTGAGGGTTAAAACCGTATAAAGGCAATAATTCAGAGGCTGTCCGGAAAGTTTCCTCTTTCCATAATAATTTAGCAAATGCACATTTCCTACTTTGCCACACAAGTGATCGGTTCTATAAGGTCACTAGGCATGTAGGCAATTCTAAGTTTGGTCAATTTTAATGGCACTTTCTTTGGCCTTTTAAATTTTATCATGTTAATTATACAAAAAATATTCTACCTTCAATTGAATTTACAATCACCCAtcattattgttttttttttccttttacatgagtacaaaagtcaaaaataaagtgTCTTCAACAAATAAAGAAGAGTCTCTAACATTGCTCTTCTAGTATAACAATTTAAGTGACATTATGGGTTCTTGTAAAAACATTTGATTACAGTCATACTAACAAACAAGCTAGATAAAAATCAGatggagggttgggttgggtaatAAAAGGGGAGAGAAATTGTAAGTTGGATTAGATCACATCGAGGAGGGGAGAAAAAGTGTAAATGAGACGGATTCGAAACCTCCTGcttacaaaaaaaacaaaaagatgaAAATCAATGCAAGAGCCAATCCAAACTTATTCGAGATTGGATAAATTAAGAATAGATCAATGTTAGACATGAAAGTTTTAAAGTCAAAAAAAACCTAGACTGATTGAAGACATCAATTGTTTAATGTTTTTCTATCACTATTTGATCAAACCGGCCAAATGGAGCACCGACCAGAAAAATACATTTGATCTTTTTGGTCCCATGGATAAACACTTACCTGAACCAAGGCCCGTGAACCTAATTTGGGTTTATCTCACTATTACTCCTTAATTTCCttaatataattattataactaTTAATTtctaaaactaatttaatatcTATAGAACCACAATATTAAGACTATACATGACCCAATAACAATTcattaaaaagtatataaaccaagaatttttcaataataataatgtattCCAATTAATTCAAAGtacataaaaaatattaataaaaatattgtCAAAAGtcaatacattttcaaatgttCTCAATTTACTCGTACGATTTGTCATTCTGAATCTTTTGatataattttgtatatttaatatttcTTATATACATATGCAGACTAAATGGTCGGGTTAATATTAGGTTTGAGTTTAATAGGTCCAAACTCAACTTACATTTAATTTGAACTTAATATTTAAATCCAAATTCAACTTAGTCCATGAAAGGCTAGACtacttttcaaactttttccTCAGCCAAATGGGTTGAACTTGAATTTCTGAAAAAACTTGAATttctttcttaaaaaaaaaaagcttgaaTTTATCCGACCCTAATGACAGTTCTACTTCGTCAAAAATCAAGACATTTACTAGTTTCCAAGTAGTTCACCCAAATTCTTCTTCTAATATACTACttgctttttttctttgaattcGAATATTGAACCGTCCCCAACAACTCATATCATATTAGTATTTGAGGTTGGAATGTTAGATTCCATTCTTGCCAGTAAGTTTGACCGCCCGAAAAGGGCAACTCACAAACTTTAAAGCAAAGAAGCAAAGAATTACTACTAAAATCTTTCTTTAGCTCGTGGGGTTATTGCACTTTACTCTGTTGTAATATTCTCAATTTGCTCCTTATTTCAAGTTTGACACGTTTGATCCATTAGACTTCTATACTTTTAAATCTAGTATTGCATGATATTAATTTTATTCAAATCTCAAAGATTTTATTCTCAGGATCGATTCTGTCAATCTTGAAAtttaatgtaaaaaaaaaaagaagcagaaGCACTATGTATATAGGAAACTAAATATGCTAGAGAAAAATATATAGCAAAACATAGGCCGCGTTTGATAAGtgaattttttgggtgtttgtctaaaactttactgtagtttactgtaaaagttttttaaaaaatttttgaaatgtgtaaattttttaatattttgaaatgtatagtttataatttttaagaagttttttgaggttactgtagctaaagttttttaaaaatttgtagcaggcaaacttggcaaaaaatttAAATGCCAAACAGAGCCATAATCAATCAAACCGAGATTATAATGAACTTATGTGATTATAACGAGGTATttccaaatatacaaaattagtAACGAAGTATTTCCAAATATTACAAATATATagattgtttttctttttttaaaatccaaataaatagtaaataaattGAGCCCCATTCCCTTTTTTTGGAAACTTAGCCCCATGTCCAAAGTTTACCATAGCACACTACCATAGTCAAAACAGCCTGCTCCTCCGCGAATCTCTTTTTAGTGGTACATAACATTACCACGCGCCAATAGGCCTGTGAAATCACCCCTTCAACCTTTACCTATCTATAGTACAATCTGCTTGCTGTACATCAAGAAAACCAGCCCCTTTTCTCTAAAGGTACTGTTCCTTCCTGCAAGAAGAGGAAAGAGAGCAGAAACACAACTGAAATTACCCAAAACAAAACAAcagtaaacaaaagaaaaaatcattaGCCATCAAAATTGAACCTTTGAAGGCCTCAGTCTTTAAGTTTTAACCATCCAAAGCATCCAATCAACCATGGCAGAACAGATTATAGAAGAAGAACCCACAACTTTCCCACCTTCAACTTCACCTCCCTCGCAAAATCAAGCCCAACAAGAGTTACCAACTCCATCGAACACCTCCATGCTTCTCTTAAGGATTATGAGCAAAAGAAGAACATGGGTCTGCCTGTTTTTTGGTGTTTACACGGTTTTGTTATCGCTTTCTTGGAATTTCCTTAAATCAGTTCTTGCTTGGTATGAAACAACTTTGATGAACTCTTCATCAAGTTCAGCATCATCATCAGTTTATTCAGGTTGGCCAGCTTTGTATGCATCAGCTCTTTTAGGTGTGGCTTTTGGAGTGCTCTCCATGGTGACAGCCTTGGCTGTGGCTGTTCCTGCTACTTTGGTTACTTGGATTACTGTGCTGGTTTTGCTGACTTTTTGTGGGAAGCCCAGAAGGACTTTGGTGATGGAAGGCAAGAAATTGACTGCTGATATTACTGGATTTGTAGTGAAGGTTTTGCTCAAAGAAGGGAATATTGTGGCCGCACTTTGTGCTGTTCTTGGATATTTTGCATTTGTTAGGAGAGGCAAAGAAAATGCTACTGCTGGTGACTATTAGATCTGACTCTAAACAATAATTTT
Above is a genomic segment from Coffea eugenioides isolate CCC68of chromosome 5, Ceug_1.0, whole genome shotgun sequence containing:
- the LOC113770435 gene encoding uncharacterized protein LOC113770435; protein product: MAEQIIEEEPTTFPPSTSPPSQNQAQQELPTPSNTSMLLLRIMSKRRTWVCLFFGVYTVLLSLSWNFLKSVLAWYETTLMNSSSSSASSSVYSGWPALYASALLGVAFGVLSMVTALAVAVPATLVTWITVLVLLTFCGKPRRTLVMEGKKLTADITGFVVKVLLKEGNIVAALCAVLGYFAFVRRGKENATAGDY